Proteins found in one Streptococcus anginosus subsp. whileyi MAS624 genomic segment:
- a CDS encoding pseudouridine synthase, whose translation MRINKYIAHAGIASRRKAEELIKQGLVTVNGQVVRELATTIKLGDRVEVSGQPIYSEEKVYYLLNKPRGVISSVTDDKGRQTVVDLLPNVTERIYPVGRLDWDTSGALILTNDGDFTDEMIHPRNEIDKVYVARVKGVADKEVLRPLTKGVEVDGKKTKPAVYEILKVDPVKNRSVVQLTIHEGRNHQVKKMFEAVGLQVDKLSRTQFGHLNLTGLRPGEARRLNKKEVSQLHNLAVTKKK comes from the coding sequence ATGAGAATCAATAAATATATTGCCCATGCTGGGATTGCGAGCCGTAGAAAGGCAGAAGAGTTGATAAAACAAGGGCTTGTCACTGTGAATGGACAAGTTGTTCGTGAGTTGGCGACGACGATTAAGTTAGGTGATCGTGTTGAGGTCAGTGGTCAGCCGATTTACAGTGAAGAAAAAGTGTACTACCTCTTAAATAAGCCACGGGGTGTTATTTCAAGCGTGACAGATGACAAAGGTCGTCAAACAGTAGTTGATTTGTTACCAAATGTCACAGAGAGAATCTATCCAGTTGGTCGACTTGATTGGGATACGTCAGGTGCTTTGATTTTGACAAATGATGGCGATTTTACAGATGAGATGATTCATCCGCGAAATGAAATTGATAAGGTCTATGTAGCTCGTGTCAAGGGGGTGGCTGATAAAGAAGTTCTCCGTCCCTTGACCAAAGGTGTGGAAGTTGATGGCAAAAAAACCAAACCAGCGGTTTACGAAATTCTGAAAGTAGACCCGGTTAAGAATCGTTCGGTTGTTCAGTTGACCATTCATGAAGGACGAAATCACCAAGTGAAAAAGATGTTTGAAGCTGTTGGCTTGCAAGTAGATAAACTTTCTCGTACGCAATTTGGTCATTTGAATTTAACTGGTCTTCGTCCGGGTGAAGCTCGCCGTCTCAATAAAAAAGAGGTCAGCCAGTTACATAACCTAGCTGTGACGAAGAAAAAATGA
- the scpB gene encoding SMC-Scp complex subunit ScpB — protein MSKLAEIEALLFVAGEDGLRVRQLAELLSMPPTGVTQSLEKLAEKYQKDEDSSLALLETSNTYKIVTKQDFAELLREYSKAPINQSLSRAALETLSIIAYKQPITRMEVDEIRGVNSSGAISKLQMFDLIRENGKKEVLGRPNLYVTTDYFLDYMGINSLEELPIVEETELIAEESQLFTERIEDENQ, from the coding sequence ATGAGTAAGTTAGCAGAGATTGAAGCCCTGCTCTTTGTAGCGGGCGAGGACGGCTTGCGTGTCCGTCAACTGGCAGAGCTCCTCTCTATGCCTCCTACGGGAGTGACACAGAGTTTGGAGAAATTGGCAGAAAAGTATCAAAAAGATGAAGATTCAAGTCTTGCCTTGTTAGAGACGTCGAATACTTATAAAATTGTTACCAAGCAAGATTTTGCTGAATTGTTGCGGGAATATTCAAAAGCCCCTATCAATCAAAGTTTATCAAGAGCTGCCTTGGAAACTTTGTCCATTATTGCTTATAAGCAGCCTATTACGAGAATGGAAGTGGATGAGATTCGTGGGGTCAATTCTAGTGGTGCGATTTCAAAGTTGCAGATGTTTGACTTGATTCGTGAAAATGGAAAAAAAGAAGTGCTAGGGCGCCCAAATCTTTATGTGACAACGGATTATTTTTTGGATTATATGGGAATCAATAGCTTAGAAGAATTGCCAATAGTAGAAGAGACAGAGTTAATAGCAGAAGAAAGTCAGCTATTTACTGAAAGGATAGAGGATGAGAATCAATAA